The stretch of DNA aatatctactatatatattcatataaaaaattataatcctaTTTTCTCTAAGTTCAAAAAAATAGAGACATCTCTACCAATAGCGATAAAAGTAATGTACGTATCATAgaattattctatatatatttttatgtatgaAGATAGCACTGATTAGGCCCGACACTGGGCATAAGTGTGCTAGGCTTTGCCTAAAGCCCACCTAACCTAAgagcctatttttttttttacattatttttgtctaaataaaggctcaattttttttttctttttacgtTCCCTTAGTGTTATTATGCTCTCATGTAGTTGATACCACTAGCAACCATCTCATGTAGTTGATACCACTAGCAAGTAGCAACAATCTTTATTATGACCTTTATACTACTTGTACCACACCCATATATgacatggatttttttttttttaaaaaaaaacattaatagtccaaaaataaacaaatcaaAAGAAGCCTAattggggtaagttgaaaaataccacttttattaatcaattaatcaaatttacctctactttcatatttatttgaaacatacctctttttatgtgtattgtacctaaaataccctgacataagagagtcacatggaaaGTATCTTGAAGtaacaggggcaaaattggtataatgtttaaaaaaagaggtaaaaatgatagactttaaaaaagagggtaaaaataaaagaggacaatataaaaaaggtatagagtgtaatttcctcccTACTAATTAACTTACAGTTAACAATAATGCatataattcatatattttCTGTCAATACCACAATTACAATATTTCTATATAATAGTTCTTCTAATATGTTACCTCAATCAAACAATCAAAACAGTTACAAGAGTATTCAGATTCTGAATTATCCTATAAGAAAGAATAAATTTacaccaaaaaaataataataatacacttTTTTAAGAACATAATTTACAAGCATTAATAACTCCTGACTATGTAAACTACAACCAAAGTTTTTCATAACAATATATAAACTTTCAGTTGTATGTAAACTATAAATGAAGAAAGTGTGTGCTGGTAATGGGCCTAGAATCAATTACTGATCCGATAGAGGACTAGCCCGGCCCATTatctattataaataaaatttatttatttatatttatctttcaatacttttttttttgagaaatttatgtTTCAATAATTATCCATTCATTCCTCACAAACTGAAAAATCGGGCTCAGCTGGTTTTCTCAACGAGCTAACGACTCCAGAGTCCGGCCCAGAATGTTTGTTAATGGGCTTCCGAGTGTTTGCGACCAGCCTAGCCGCGTACATAGCCAAGTCCAAATTATGTTGGGCCACTGGTTCGGGCTCAGGAACTATTGGGCTTTCCAAGGCCCGAAGTTGAGCCAATTCTTTGCGCTTTTTGTATCTGCGCCAAGCGGCCTGTATAAAACATGCGGCCCATAATCTCCATTGGTGGGAATAAAACCTAAATTTATGCCTTAGTTGTTTGCTGTGGAGCCTTCTAAATTGTGAGGCAACAAATTTCAAGTCCTCAGCCACAAGGGCAAAAGCCTCAACTTCGGAGATGGCTTTGACCGTCCGAGTTGAGGACGGGAGGATGGCACCTGGACGTGGGTCTAATGCCCACGTCAGTAGTTCCTCGCCACAAAAGTCGGCCGGACCGATATGGCACGAGTTAAAGAACCCGGTCCGGCCGCCATTTGTGGTGTAGGAGTCAAGATGACCTCTAATTATAAAGAGCATTTCGTTGACCGGATCGCCTTCACGCACAAGAAATGTGCCTTCGGTGCATAATGCCGGCTTAAGCCTTTCACATATTGCATCTAGCATTCTTTCATCCATTTGATCAAACAATGGCACcttacaatattaaaaaaataggtaTGGTGTtagttaaaagaaaaaaaaaatataaaatggtatttttgaaaaaattagagaCTTTTTGTATAAACATTTTACATACCTAAACTAACtttagaatttaaaaaataacatattttataGAGTCTCCCACCACTCAAAGTTAGCAGTATTGAGTTGTAGAGAATGATTTTAATACCATTTTAAActcttttgtaaaagttacccaTCCCTAATCTTATCATAACACATCTaagttattattaaattttattttaaaataagaaaatcaaTTCAAGAtactattttataatttattaaaaaatacaaggtcgaatttatcatttaacataACAGATGGTCGAACCTTTAAGGTGATAAGCAGAAAATGAAAGAGTAACTAAttggttgaaaaaaaaaactgtcacGTATGTAATAGAAAAGAAACTTACTCGTCTAACAAGATCAAGACAAAGATGGCGCTTGATATCTCGACGAAGATCCATAGGTAACCCTTTAAGAAGAGTTTCTTCATCAACACCTCTAGTAGCCACCCACTTATACTGATCATATTTTCGAACTGACTGCCTCAACTCCGGAGGCAGTTGTCTATGATGCATCCATTGTTCAGTGTCAGTTCTTTTGATTCTCCACTCTTCTAATCGAACCGTCGTCGATTGCAAATACGTCTAGCATTTCAAAACAAAAATGTGTCACTAAATTTTTACTCAAATCACCATCCAAAAACTCATTACTAGTACTACATTACATTagtaactaaaaaaaaactcaccTGCATATTGCCAATAAGCAAAGCAAAGAGAACCAATCCAAGAGTTGCAATAATAATTGCAAAAATGATTTCTCCAACAAAAGTACTTGTTGATAAATTTTGCCCCAAGGAACTGCAACATTATTTAACATTTAAAAATTGGTTACTAGTTACTTAAtcagaaagaataaaagttttCATTTTTACCTTAGATTTCTTAGTCCCCACCAAAGACAGTAAAAATACTTGTTGAAGAAAGTTGCAATTGTAACATTAAAAGTGACTGCATCACCATAAATACCATACTCATAAAATGTATTATCTGGGCTGCATAGTAATGTGACATTGCTTTTTTGGAACCAACTTTGCCTATTGAGGTCTTTAGACATGTCACAATCAAAGTATTCACTTTTGCAAAAGATTTTCTCTTTGTCACAAGCACTTTTCCAACATGCTTCTTCTCTTTCAATTGATAGAAGGTACCAACAAGCACCTAAAACCTTTAATTGTAaccaaacataaaaaataaaaaattgaattagttGAAAATGTTGAATGTCACAATTCACCAAATCTCTAATAGGGCATGTTAGAATGAACAAAGTAAGAATAATAGTTGCTCTAGTCTATGGTCAGATGAATGAACCATCATCAGGGGCTCGTATGAGAGTTGGTTTAACTGCTCTAACAATGACAAAGTATTTTTGAGATGTTAATGAACAAGACATACTTCTATTTATTGACCATATCTTTCGTTTTTCCCAAGCAGGATCTGAAGTATTTACCTTATTAGGTTATCAACCGACTCTTAGTACTGACACAGGTTCTTTATAAAAAAGAATTACTTCTACCAAAAAAGGGTTCATATTTGATTGATGTTCTTGTTTAGTGTGATTTGTCTTAAGTCAAAACAACGCAACTTAATTGAATTGAGAGAAAACCGAAAAATAGTGTTGCTTACATGGCTTGCTAACATGTAGAGAATAAGATTGTATGCAGCACCAGCCCAAGCTGTTTCAGTGACAACACCAGTAGCCTTAACGATTTGTGATGACAAAGGAAATATAAGAAACAATCGCGGGAGATACTGAAAGATTAAGATGAACCGAAGAAAGTTCTTGGTGTTTGTCATCGTTGAGCCACCAAGATTAGGAATAACAATCCAAATCAACACCTGCAAGAAACAGTCATTAAAAATTTCTCcagaactattgagattgttgaatttaaagacTTTCAGTACCTGAGGAAGAGGCAAAGCAGCTAAGAGGTCAATCCAAAAGTTTTGGCGCAAGTAACTCCTCGCGATCTTCTTAGTGTCAATAACAAGCTCTCCTCTCCCGAACACTCGAGAGGAAGGCGCTATGTAAGCTGTACGAAATCTGATGAAAATTTGAATCATGTAAAAGGCATCTGCAAATGATCTAATGATTGTGAGAGCTACTTCAAGGTGAGTTCCAATGTCAATGCATTGTTCTTTTCTCACCATTGGCAAGTAAAAGAATAAAGGGTCAACAAACAATGAAATCAAACAAGTTACTAAGAAAATCTTGTTCCAACGACGAATTATAGGACCCCGAGGATCGAGTATCTTCTTCTGAACTCTTTCATAATCCTCAGAGAAAACTCTAGACAAAACTTTGGATTTTAATGATGTTACTACTCTCCTTCCATGATCACTCTTCTTAGAACTTTGTTCTTGTATTTGAGTCCCATCAATCTTGTATTGAGCCTTAACATCTTTATCATCTCCATTAACTATAGGTAGTTTTGTTAATTCAAGATCATCTTGAAATCTACATTAATATGTTTAAGTAAAAAATCAGAAACTAATTCACAATACTAAGCACAATAATGAAATTTAAAGCAAAATAGTAATATGGGTAAAGAAGTAAGTACCTTACAGATCTTGAATTAGCATACCCCATTTGAGAAAATTTGTTTTTTCTTCAATGATTGACTGAATTGCTCTAAAACCAGAAATGGGCAATCTTTGTTAGAACATGTGAGATTAAGCATAAAATTTTAAAGCTTAGGAGTCATGTGAATATTTCTTAAGTAAAGAAGAGCAAGTAGGATTAAGTCTTTGAACCTAATTTTGGGTCAGAAGTAATAGAAGCAAAACATGtgagatttttcatttttatatttgatTTGAAGCTGTGAGAAAGATCTCTTGCCTTATATCAATACCCTTTTATAAatttgttaaaaagatatcatTTTGGGGCAAAATTAGTTgacttttttttgtatattatattGAATCATTCAAACATGTTAAAACCCAGGACTCAGACCATTCAAACTAaaacacagaaaaaataaaaaaaaaattaaagtagtCATTAGTAGAGAAAATTGAACCacatatattaagaaaaattatatgaCTTTGAATATTTGACTTGTTTCTTTTCTACAAGTGAAGAAGAAAATCACTAATAACAAAGAGAGGACTTACAAAGCATATTTCTCTGTAAAAAAAACAGAACATAAAAATCCAATCTTTATTGAGCCAAAAACACCAAAGTTTCTTCCTTTGATCTTTATATCTCTTCTTGTACTGATTTTTCACATCTGAAATAAAATCTGGAAAATACCCAATAAATATTTTTGGAAGAGAAACAAATATTTTCTCAAGCTAAAATGGGAAAGATTTATTTATGATATGGGTCATAACACAAAGAGCTTCTCTTTCTTGTTCTTCTCATTCTGAcagcaaatatatatatatatatatataaatataattaagaatTTGAAGAAAATGACATAAGAAGTTATTTAAGGAAAGAAATATAATATAGTGTAGAATTGTacattaataaaaattgaagcaaaataaataaataaaatacatatgaATTATGATATTACATAGATAAACATTATGTATACTCCATTGATATAcacaaacaaatatatattaaagacAGAGAGACAGAGCCATTGGAATCTGTCCTTAGAAAAAAGAACTAGAGAAGCTTAACAAAAGAGAAGAAGatgcttcttttatttttattaaattatttaattaatgtgattatttttttattattattattatgataattGGAGGGTGTGAAGAGAACAAGTTTCTTTACTTTaaacaatttaattaattataaaaatattatctgttattttttgtttgtaAAGATCCAAGAAATGAGTTGACTAAAGTTTGATACTTTTtcaaaagaaatgaaaatactCACTTAtactcataataataataataataataatatcaataagaagaagaagtacTATTATTTCATATGTCTTGTACGGTTAGTTTACATTTCAGTTACTTATTAATATCATAATTTGGCACCAAAATCCAAAATTATTTGCTTTTAAATAAAGAAGGAAACTTTATTTTAGCTTTATATTAttccttcataaaaaaaattaaaattcttatttggtattttttatatatatatattataattaaatatgccaTGGATGACCACATTAGTACTTAATTAATAttagcaaaatttttaaaaatatatttttcttttttgtatatttcatttataattttatcgtctaaagtttttaattataaaaatatgtttgtaaggttttaaaattataaaaatacattttgctGAAAAAATAACGAGAAATTAATCTCGCGACAACTATAAATTAACTataaaaaaactagaaaaataacatcataacaattataaataaactataaaacaatcaaaaaagaatttattatttttattgaagagataaaaatatttaaagagtaaaaaataaataaaaattccacattaaatttttttttgtaatttttttaaaatgttttgtctattatataaatttttctaaggaaagaaattaaatttcaatatgTAATTAATAGAAGGAATATCATTGAGATTTGAAACCAAAGAAAGCAATGGTAAAGCCAAGTCATTCCAAATGGTGACATTTTAGATAATAGTTAAGGTTTTGTTGAATATGGCCGTTATATTTTTCTCCATTGGTCTCATTTGTTGACTTTGTAAATTGCTAAAGGTCACTCTCAGTACGGCCATACTTCACTAATATAAATCTTCTCTAAAGTCTAAGCTACCAACAAAAAGTAATATGTTTAAAtctatttttctaaataaataaTCCTTCAAGCTTCCAAGGGgccatttatttgtttttaaaatgTTAAAGGGTATTAccgtaatttaatattttaaataccatattttttttgggtaaataccattttggaccctgtattttgcaaaagttacaaattggaccctgtgttttgttaaatgacaaaatgaaccctctattttctaaaatagtaaaaataggaccctcagcttaatttttgacaacttttttttaatacaaccaacttgaagacaatgcttaatacgaacagatacaaaaaatgtaaacagttttgtcatagcacttttagatcggattataattaaattttattttgacaaaaaatcaattcagggtcctatttgtactattttagaaaatacagggtccattttgtcatttaacaaaacaaagggtccaattggtaacttttgtaaaacaaagggtccaaaatggtatttaccctattttTTCCTATTAAATTTCCTTACCATATTTATCTGAATtagctttatttttttcttcctatttATGTAAATACCCCTAAAATCAATGGGTCGAAATATTTTGGGctcaacacaaatatataaaagaacTCACATTGCTAAGAATCACTTGTTTCACGGAGTCAAGAATGGACCCACATTATCTGAGTCAACCCTGAAATATAGTGGGCTAtaggaaaatatatatttttaggcatgtatttagaagaaaaaaaatatggtatttttcaaaattagtaaaaacaaatataattttaagaGGAGAAATTTTTTTTGGGCCCCTAGACTAGTGGGCCCTAGACACAAGCCTAGTCCGCCTATACCAGGACTGGGCCTAACATTACGTACCCTATAAGAAAGGCCCACATGTCTTTTATTACGGAATATTATTTACAATAAAGTAAGAGAGATTACAATATATCTAGACATTACGTACCCTAAGGGGCTGTTTGGATTGTGTTAATGTTAGGAAGGAAAAAGTAATGTGAAATATTATCCTATTTGTTTTGAGAGTTTAACCTTGAAATATTATTCCTTTAGTAATTTAACTATCATTGAGGAGGGTAATGTTGACACTTTTAAAAATAAAGGGCTCAAATTATCCCCttctattatattaatttgaataacatttttgaattaataaataaattatatattaatattatgatTTATTATGAACAAAATATTACGATATACATTTAGTCTGTAAGatcaatttttttaagttattagcaataatatatatttattatatataaattttatactgaTAGTGTacataaatgacataaaaaaataaaattaaatgagatggtaataaaatatatagaaatattcattttaattaataaataatacaataaaatttaatatttactaattaataaatatatttctttaattaaataattattttattttaattttttaaaataatatataagatttaTGTACTCAACCAAAtagtataatttaattaatgggaatatatttacatattaccctacacaactaaaaataatttatacatTTTCTTACAATCATAtactctttcatttttttttttttttgaaataaaattatattctcTTTCATAatagtttttataattaaattattttaaacaaCTCGTATATATAAAGAGACTGGTAAGTGACAAACAATGGTATATATAGTTCCATTGACAAACAatggtaaattattttaaacaatGGTATATTACCCTATCAAACACTGCCTTACCCTATTAAACAATggtatatataaataacaacCTATATATCATCCTTGTTAACTTAACTAAAACCTAACTCATAAAACTGAccttttttcataattaaaataaaaaaaaaaaaaaaacaacaacaaacaaacaaactcaTAACTCACTTTGATTATAATAATTCTTCAAATTTTTGCATGTGCCTATTACAATAATGATAGAATGACCTAAATGAAAAGTGGTTTGTGTTTATTagtatttctttcatttttttatgaggtgtttattattattctaaTGGTTGATTTTCTTGGGAAACAAATTAAGATTTGATAGTCATGATGATCTATCAAAATGACTATTGATTTATGTGTACATGTTATTTTCCCAATTAAGTTATTAAGTTACAATCAAACTATTTCAAGTGATTGATATAGAAGTCTAATAAATGTGGATTAGACTTATtgatataaaacaaaattagtACAGAGTACAATTAGATACGAAAAAATATGAGTTTGgacataatattataaattagcCCGATGcgataagaaaataaatatagatTTAAACATGACGCATCACGAAAAGCCCAAAAAACACAACGTACACGTAAGCACAAATTAGTCCAGCTCAAAAGCACAACACATTaaaatcttatatttttataattataatagtaataataataaataataaattaattatttattatagtaaatatttaaatttggtaattctaatgattttttgtaaatattattaaagtattatataaaaataatttaagttatagaaaatacatatagtttagtaAATATCTCatcaattataaaaataaaatgtgcaaaaaataaaatacaaatttgagttctataaaaaaaataaattggttTGAGTAAATTATGATAAAAATTTGAGTACAGTATAACACGACTCATatttaaaaagcaaaaaaaaaatatgagttgGCAAACCTGACACAAACATATTCTACATGTAcatgtaaagaaaaaaaattaaaatatttaatggtaaatataatcttattattgaaatatatatataaacaaaaaaaactaaagtACGTGTAGTGTATTGCTAAAGGCCTTATGTTATGTTATGGGGACACAAGAATACTAAACTAGTATTTGATATGacatttgatatttaattaagtgattaaatttaataattttcttataatatcttaaactaaaatataagagatacaatattataaaattaatataatatatataaaattttcttatatacaatattatatatatatatatatcttctaaAAAAgatatcaatattattattattattattcatgcatgcatgcatgcatgtatgtattttaattaaattaaaagaaaggacaaaataacataGGAGTGGGGGCTTTGAAGTTTGAAAATGTGAGactatatctatctatatataatctataattatatatttgaaaagaaaaagttgtatCCACAAATTTGATCATTAATTCATTCTTTCATATTCATTTGATTGGAACCTTGTCTTGCTGTATCCAGCTATGGCCTTATATGTCATCTTAAATGACGGTGAcccttttttcataaatttaaaCATCTTTAGGGGCCTAAtctcaaacatataaatataatagagTGAAATACATCGTAAAAACAAATAATGGAGATCTCATCTAAAATACGTTTATTGTCTATTTTAATTGTATCCACTGCTAATTCATAACTATATGAATTAGGAACGTCTCAGTTAGAAAATTATAAAGTAAACTAGCACTATATCTTCTAGTAATGATCTTAATTAATTCAGTATAAAAAGAGTGTCTCgtaaaaaatgcaaaaaaaaaaaaaaaaaaaaattataaatttgcaaaaattgaaaaatgaaaGTTAAAAGTCGAGCATAAAAGACCAATCCAACGCTATCATTATAGCTAACTTGAGTACATATGATGTGAGCAGTGaatttttctacaaaataaataaaattgaattaggttactaaatattaaaatatgttaaagtGATATTcacaaatatattattattattattattatttactatAAAAgtgtttaaattattatttttttaatgacaaaaactaatatttaaattattgtgtttgttatatttaagtatccaaattattttttgatagtgatcaaaatattataattatattacaaCGGTAGCACTTAATTGTGTGTTTTTTTCCAATGAAAGTCCTTGAGTTATAAGTAAGAATGGCGCCACATAATACCATTTCTAATGCAATATCTAGATATATAGTGTcaaatttaataagaaaaaaaatactatatttacaatgcacaataatattttatgatACTTATTTGTAACACTTAATCACACAAATTGATTTTTCCGTAGTAAAATTCTTTAAATCTTTTTTCTGTtttgatatttactattttattagtGAGTAAGTGTTAAATGTCATCTTGTACTACTGATATGTACAATAACATACACTGATACACATGACATATTTTTATTGGTACACATCATACAttacttaaaatataaaaataatttaaaattaaaattaaatatatatttatttttcttttcttcttcttccacttccttctttcttctttcttcctgAAGACCTTATCACAAGGACTGAACATTTATGTCGGATTCGACCCGGACTCGATCAACCTGCCTGAACTTGACCTGGCCAACCCAGCTATGTGGTAAAACTCGTTCCTTATGGGTTGGTCGGGTCCAACCCGTTCATTTTTATCAAGTAAGTTCCttaaggacttttgtttaattttatttaattttactatttcagtgattgtttatgtactaaactaaactccccagattttgatatctaccaaatcatatccctcgaattttgacatgtactaaattatgctccttgaactttcatccatgctagactttttttactaaaattggaaaaaaaattcttaaatccaacaatctcaatagtttaaagggtatttttaacgaccttagaagttcagggggcaaaaatcctaattagcctattttatatattgaaactaatatgtttttttttatagtggTTGATTTGAACTTTAatttcaatttatatatatgttttattattacaattaattaaaatgtaataattgaatgtaaataaaaaaaatattagtggtCGGTTTGGatgggttaacccgaccaaactgaCTAATTTTATTAGGCGGgttactatttttcttttttcttaattaggTGGGTTGCATATAGATTTTTGTAACCCGATCTTTATATTGGgttgaataaaatataatataaactgACTAAATTGACCGACGTACACCCCTAGTTTGAATAGTTTAACCGCCAAtaacccaaaaaaaattaagtaattaaatatagatAATTACTAAAAGGCACCACTAGTGTCTATTAGCACTCTCCTCAGTGTCATACctttattggtgtaattaagtatcaagaCCATATAACTTatgaaaattgtttttaaaaaatatagctaACTAATCGTAAGGGACCACCTATATCAAATATTAAGCACCTATTACTCAATAACAATATTCTTAAATATACTAACATAATAGTTTAATGTTTTTATCACAAATAtctcttaatattattattttactttgtAGAGAAAGATAAACAAGGGCATAATTATACATTAAAACtaacaattaataaataattaaaaaaacatatattatgTGAGCCGACAAAGCCAGCGAGATCTCGGCTCCTAAACAGCTTCATATCATTAAGGCCTTGTACCTCTCCACCGGACATCTTTCACAATAGatttttatatgtttttcttttaaataaaaataaaaactaataataataataattaaacattaatcag from Cannabis sativa cultivar Pink pepper isolate KNU-18-1 chromosome 2, ASM2916894v1, whole genome shotgun sequence encodes:
- the LOC115719627 gene encoding protein CNGC15b — translated: MGYANSRSVRFQDDLELTKLPIVNGDDKDVKAQYKIDGTQIQEQSSKKSDHGRRVVTSLKSKVLSRVFSEDYERVQKKILDPRGPIIRRWNKIFLVTCLISLFVDPLFFYLPMVRKEQCIDIGTHLEVALTIIRSFADAFYMIQIFIRFRTAYIAPSSRVFGRGELVIDTKKIARSYLRQNFWIDLLAALPLPQVLIWIVIPNLGGSTMTNTKNFLRFILIFQYLPRLFLIFPLSSQIVKATGVVTETAWAGAAYNLILYMLASHVLGACWYLLSIEREEACWKSACDKEKIFCKSEYFDCDMSKDLNRQSWFQKSNVTLLCSPDNTFYEYGIYGDAVTFNVTIATFFNKYFYCLWWGLRNLSSLGQNLSTSTFVGEIIFAIIIATLGLVLFALLIGNMQTYLQSTTVRLEEWRIKRTDTEQWMHHRQLPPELRQSVRKYDQYKWVATRGVDEETLLKGLPMDLRRDIKRHLCLDLVRRVPLFDQMDERMLDAICERLKPALCTEGTFLVREGDPVNEMLFIIRGHLDSYTTNGGRTGFFNSCHIGPADFCGEELLTWALDPRPGAILPSSTRTVKAISEVEAFALVAEDLKFVASQFRRLHSKQLRHKFRFYSHQWRLWAACFIQAAWRRYKKRKELAQLRALESPIVPEPEPVAQHNLDLAMYAARLVANTRKPINKHSGPDSGVVSSLRKPAEPDFSVCEE